From one Dryobates pubescens isolate bDryPub1 chromosome 2, bDryPub1.pri, whole genome shotgun sequence genomic stretch:
- the LOC104309823 gene encoding cytochrome P450 27C1: MSFFTRVWTKKCKRTLESESTYFYHAIFVSRFHQLPKLASSQSLEVQNNSPAAAKNKGEEMLKPTPHRLGRVKSLQEMPGPNTLYNLYEFFWKDGFGRIHEIQQKHTQEYGKIFKSHFGPQFVVSIADRDMVAQVLRAEGRAPQRANMESWQEYRDLRGRATGLISAEGEQWLKMRSVLRQKILKPKDVAVYSEGVNEVVTDLIKRIHTLRSQEDDGETVTNVNNLFFKYSMEGIATILYECRLGCLENNVPQQTLEYIEALELMFSMFKTTMYAGAIPKWLRPLIPKPWREFCRSWDGLFKFSQIHVDNKLKTIQSQLNQGEVVNGGLLTHLLVSKELTLEEIYANMTEMLLAGVDTTSFTLSWATYLLAKHPEVQQCVYEEIVSKLGKEQVPVARDVPKLPLIRAVLKETLRLYPVLPGNGRVTQKDLVVGGYLIPKGTQLALCHYTTSYSEENFAMANEFRPERWLRKDNLDRVDNFGSIPFGYGIRSCIGKRVAELEIHLALIQLLQNFEIKISPKTEAVRAKTHGLLTPGGSINVRFSDRK, from the exons ATGTCTTTCTTCACTAGGGTTTGGACAAAGAAATGCAAGCGAACGCTTGAATCTGAGAGCACTTACTTTTACCACGCGATTTTTGTCAGCAGGTTTCACCAGCTGCCCAAACTTGCCAGCagccagtccctggaggtgcagaATAACTCGCCAGCAGCGGCAAAGAACAAAGGCGAGGAGATGCTGAAGCCCACCCCGCACCGGCTTGGCAGGGTGAAGAGCCTGCAAGAAATGCCTGGACCCAACACCCTCTACAACCTCTACGAGTTCTTCTGGAAGGACGGCTTCGGCCGCATTCATGAAATCCAG CAAAAACACACTCAGGAATATGGAAAGATCTTCAAGTCTCACTTTGGTCCCCAGTTTGTCGTATCCATTGCAGATCGAGATATGGTTGCTCAAGTCCTCCgagcagaaggcagagcacCACAAAGAGCTAACATGGAATCCTGGCAGGAATACAGAGACTTACGAGGGAGAGCCACAGGCCTTATTTCTGC GGAGGGGGAACAATGGCTGAAAATGAGAAGTGTACTGAGGCAAAAAATTCTGAAACCCAAAGATGTGGCTGTTTACTCTGAAGGAGTCAATGAAGTGGTCACAGACTTAATTAAAAGAATCCACACCCTCAGAAGTCAAGAGGATGATGGGGAAACAGTGACAAATGTTAACAATCTTTTCTTCAAGTATTCCATGGAAG GTATTGCGACCATTCTGTATGAATGCCGGTTGGGCTGCCTGGAAAACAACGTCCCACAGCAGACCCTTGAATACATTGAGGCTCTGGAGTTGATGTTTAGCATGTTTAAGACCACTATGTATGCAGGTGCTATTCCCAAATGGCTTCGTCCACTTATTCCAAAACCCTGGAGAGAGTTCTGCAGATCCTGGGATGGACTCTTCAAATTTA GTCAAATCCATGTTGATAACAAATTGAAGACTATTCAGTCTCAGCTGAACCAAGGAGAAGTGGTGAATGGTGGGCTACTTACACACCTCCTAGTGAGTAAGGAACTTACTTTGGAAGAGATCTATGCCAATATGACTGAAATGCTTCTGGCAGGAGTGGACACA ACTTCTTTCACTTTGTCCTGGGCAACATACTTGTTGGCAAAGCACCCGGAGGTTCAACAATGTGTTTATGAGGAAATAGTCAGTAAGCTGGGGAAAGAACAAGTTCCTGTTGCTCGTGATGTCCCGAAATTGCCTTTGATTAGAGCTGTGCTGAAAGAAACCTTGAG ATTATATCCAGTATTGCCAGGGAATGGAAGAGTGACCCAAAAAGACTTGGTTGTTGGAGGATACTTGATACCTAAAGGG ACACAGCTGGCACTCTGTCATTATACTACTTCATACAGCGAAGAAAATTTTGCAATGGCAAATGAATTCCGACCTGAGCGCTGGCTGAGGAAAGATAATTTGGACAGAGTAGACAATTTTGGTTCCATCCCCTTTGGTTATGGCATTCGAAGTTGTATAGGAAAAAGAGTCGCAGAGCTGGAAATTCATCTCGCACTGATTCAG TTGCTTCAGAACTTTGAGATCAAAATCTCTCCAAAAACAGAAGCAGTTCGTGCCAAAACCCATGGACTTCTGACTCCTGGAGGATCCATCAATGTGAGATTTTCTGACAGAAAGTGA